The following nucleotide sequence is from Coffea eugenioides isolate CCC68of chromosome 3, Ceug_1.0, whole genome shotgun sequence.
gtgtgtgtgtgtgtaaataTACGTGTGCATGTGTGTGTAATCTTCTACTTCCTAATGCCTTTGTTTGATGTTTTCATTAGAAATTAAtgcttttttttccttaattgtTTGCTCCTAATAACCAGTGTTCAAAGCTTAGCGTTATCGATGAGCAACCATCATCCTTCGAGGTCaagttttcttttcattttctgttGTAGTTTTTAGTATCTTTCTCAATCatcaatgaagaaaaaaaatttcacttgaaaaaaatttctcacTTCATTTAAGAAGTTGAATATCATTCATAACCATTTTCATGTCTCCGTTAAAAGCAGTGGCAGAgccagaaaaaattttcaatagGGGCAAAAAtaactctaaaattttttacatactttttttctatttttttaagaaaaaaaatactcaccaacaagtacaaatgatgcatatattccatgaaaaacataaaatgacaaactcaaaattattaatgtaataataattttatttcaaaaagcaAACTAAACCATTTACAATTGATCATGACtagttttcatattttgataacggtttataatcttttcattttgaacttcaagaagtatatttttctcaataaaaGTAACTAAACAATCATTCATCCAAGTGTCTTCCATTCTATTTCGTAACAAATTTTTCACTATATTCATAActgaaaaaattctttttactgtAGCTGTAACAACATGTAAAATGAAAGACAACTTTAGGAGTATATAAATCACTGAATACACAAAACTCTGGAGGCATACTCGAAATTATATCAAATTTTAATGGGCATTATAGAAATTTAAGGGGGCAGTGGGGGCCCGTGCCCCCAGTGCCCCCAGTGTAAATCCGGCCCTGGTTAAAAGAATGTATGTTTTTCTGAAAGGTCCTTGTACATCATTAGTTGTGTCAATTGCGATTTCATCTTCATTCATATGTTCATATATACTTCTAAGCATCCTATGTTTCTTCAATTGAGATCTATTTTAAATGCAATCATTTACAACTAGATTAAACCCATGCATCAATGCAGGTGATGCAAGGAGAGAatatttgttgaaaaaatttgtACGTGTACATGCATATCgttgtatgtatatatgtgcgTACACAAATATGTGCGTACATACATAAagtatgtgtgtatgtgtgtacATAGATGTGTACAAATGCATACATGTATGTGTTTAATTATTATGTATGTATGCATGTAGATATGTTTATACATAGACATGTGCGTCTATATGTATCTgcgtatgatgtatatatgatTGTATGTAGATATTATGCATTATACATTTATCTATATAGGTATATACATACATCAACTTCACCACATAGCACACACGTAGTATCTAAGATCCATTTCTACAATCTACTTCAGTAGTTAGTCACTTTCTACATCCCAACCATAAGATAAAGGAGCATCTAGGTACATAGATTTTTTCCCAAACCAGATGATACCAGAAAACCTTTTGACCCCATGATCTGAGTGTCAACACAGATGATTCAACAGTGATCAATCCAAAGAAGCTAGGTGGCTGTATACTCTACTCATCCTCATCAACAAACGGTACAAAGAGAGTAGGTATCTGTTGCATTAGCAACCTGACCTCCTGATTCCTTCTCCTCCCAGTTGGCCATTTCCAAGTTCCCTCAGCAACGCATTTCTTCAATGTATCTTGCCTTTGACATCTGAAACAAGAGAGTAAGTTCTGTGAAAAATGTTGATACAAAGGCCCCGTTGGTTGCCAATTATCGAACCAGAAAAATTCTCGCTGCCATTTCCCACCATTTTCTTAATGAGAGGCTGGGCTAAAACTCTTTAATTTTCAGAATCTTCTTCCAAGGCCAGAGTAGTCACCAGGCACACACAACCCCCAGTTGCATGTGTGCCTGGTGACTTTATATTCCTAAATTAATTGATGAGTTTAGGATCACACTTACCCTAGTTGCACTTTATATTCCTAAATTAATTGATGGACACTATTGCCTACGAAAACTATTAAGTGAGACTCCAAATTacactctctcttttttttaattttaaagaACCTTTTATTTTTCCTCCTCCAAGGGGAAGAATGACATGAATTCTTAcgcaaaagtaagcaaagatGGCTTTTGTTACATTGTTGGCTTCTCTAACATATGTCTCTATGTGTGTGTGTTTAGCCCCCTCTGTGAACTAATTAAATTAGTCCCAAATGTTCCAACTAAACCAAATGTTGTTCCTAAACTGTTTATCGGCGAAAATGATCCGTAGTATTTTCTCTTAAACAATTGTAGTCCTTCAGGTGTTCAATTTTAGCCATTTTGGTCTaaatgtttttaaaaaaattagtaaaactcATAATAAAGCTTAAAAAACATTTATTAGAATTATAGAATGGTTACAAAAAttgtgaaaagccacaaaatgcaAAATAGAGGTCATATCCTTTGTTTTACATAGTTTTTGTGCATCGAGCAATAGAGCATTGAGTAATAAATTTTACACCTTTCAAGTAAAACAATATAAACTTACAACTCGTATACTATTGTATTACTTACACCATAAAAATAATGGAAACCAAAATTTTACAACTAATTTTTGTAATGATTACGTACAAAAATATGTTGCTTAATGAATGATTATATTTAAGTATAGAAAATAACTAAATGGAGGTCATACACACTTAAAACAGCACCGGATTTGTTCAATTAGCAAATTATTAggtatatatctattttttttaatttggtaaaaaattGGATAGTTTACACTTATATTATATCTTACCGAGTTTCTATGGTTTCCCATTATTTGTTCGTAAGTGTTATAGTTGTTCTAAATTTTTACGTATTTTGTAAACCATTAATaaattttcttacatttttaTGGACATTGAGGACAATTTGTCGAAAATTATATACTTTAGGACAACATTGGTTTAGATTAAAACATAAGAAACTGAGTTATCCAAAATTGAATACCTTAaaacttcttttgttttggctTAAGGTTGCCCAAGCACTGAAGACTGAAGATTTATCTCGTCCTATTTCATTCATTCCAATGAATTTGATTAAACTTTTACTACACCGAGTCTGGAACCTTCAAGGACGgcttaagaaaagtttttgagTTTGCAGGATGGCTGTTGATGCCGCACTTGGTGGGTCATCTCTAACATTTGCATATGCGGTTCTCAAAGATTTATGGGTGTACATGAAGCACAGGAGAAGACACGTGAAAGATTTACTCGACAATCTTAAATATCTTGGAGATGAAGCAGGTATTCTTTATGGCCGTTGGCATGACAATGAAGAAGATATCGATCGTCGAGCAGCCTCCATACAGAGAAGTCGACAACATGAAGCGTGGAAGAAGGTAGTATCCCGGTTGTTGGATGATTACAGTAAAATAATTGCGAAGTACAGAAAGATGACAGGAGCAACTGGAAACCAAAGGCGCCAGGAAGCGGAAGGTTCGAACAAAGCGAATGTGGATGAGAGCAGCACAAATGCACTGATCCATGAACTGCCGGATATTTCCCACTTAGGGAAGCACAAATTATGGACCCGAAAGTTCTTCAAGCTTGCAAGGCTCGATAAAGACGTTATGAAGCTAAGGGATAAATTTTGCTTCAGCCCGAAAAGACATACCACTTGCGGATTTAACACGTCCAGTGAAGCCAAAAGCTGTTATAAGAATGGAAGATGCTAAAGACCTAGATGTTGTGCCTTCGCATCAAAACAAACTTGCTGAACTCCTTCGTGAACTGCTGCCCTGTGGAGTTGAGGCAGAAGCAGAAGCAGAAGCAGAGGCAGAAGCAGAAGcagaagcaaaagcaaaattgaagaGGATTGCTATCTGTGGAGAAGCGCAAGTTGGAAAAACAAATATCATGAAGAACTTGAATAACTGGTTTGATTCATGCCCTCCTTCAGCGAAACTCGACTACGTCATTTGGGTGACTGTTCCAACTAATCTGCACGAGAAAAAGGATGTCATCAAAACCATACAAGAGAGTATTCTTCGGCGTTTGGAGTTAACTGAGCAGATTAGTACAATTGATAAGAATAAAGATACAATATCTACAGAATTACGTGAAAAATCATATTTGCTGCTTTTTGAGGGGTTTTCTTCATCAATTCAGCTTGGGGAGATTGGAGTCTTCGAAGAACATAAGCACGGGATAGTAGTGATTGAAACTACAGATCCAGTTTTGCTGAGGAGTTTTGGTTTCGACCAAAAAATTAAAGTAGAGAAGTTACCACACAATGATTCGAGGAAATTATTTGATAAGATCATGGAAGGTGAAAAACTAAGTAAAGAGTGCTATGATCTGGTTGGGCTGATTCTTAAAGAGCTTGGCGGGCTTCCAGGGGTGATCTCATTCATTGCGATGTTGCTAAAAAGCAAAATAGATGTAGAATTTTGGGGAACTATAAAGGACAAATTAACAGCAGATGTTGGTGAATCTGAAGATCTGGGACTAGGAGGATTATTTAAGGCTTTTGAGATAGCTTATGAAGGCTTGAAAGAGGATCGTTGCAAAAGTTGCCGACTTTATGCAGCATTGTTTCCGAAAGAATTCACAATTCCCATTAATGTTTTAGTCGAATGTTGGAAAGCTGAAGATTTTCTATGCTGTCCTATTCCTACATTCCCTAAGGCGCGAGGAGATGGAATTTACGTACTGCATAAGCTGACTGAGCTCTCTCTCTTAGAGAACTGTTCTGAACAGTACGTTAAGATGCCAATACTCTTCAGAAGATTTGCAATTCGTACATCTTTCCCTGGGGAAGAAGTTGGAACATCCTATGTCAGGTCCGGCCCAGAGATAGACGGACACCTAACAGATGAAGAATGGGAGAAGGCCAGAAGGGTGTCTTTGATAGGAAGCAGATTAGAGAAATTACCTATGAGCCCGATATGTAAGGGGATATCAACACTATTTCTGCAACATAACCCAAACTTGAGAATCATTGGGGAAACGTTCTTCACAAGTATGAAGAAACTTCGAGTTTTGGACCTGCACAGCACCGGAATACAATTGTTGCCACCCTCTATCTCCTCCTTGACTGCGCTTCGGAGTTTATACCTCAACAATTGTGATGGCTTAACTAAGCTCCCACCTAAAATAGTGAAACTCACGAAGCTCGAAGTTCTTGATATTTGAGACACCTCAATCCATTTTTTACCGAAAGAAGTCAGCAGTTTGGTTGGGCTAAGGTGCTTAAGGTTTTCATTTGCCCCGCCAAAGCCAAGATTGTGGGAACGTATTGTGCGGCGCCCAAATTATTCCACAACAGGGAGAAGGGTAATATTTCCCCCCGGAGCAGCTGATCAGCTTAGTAAGCTCAAGGAGATGACTATTGTCTTAGTAAATGGAAGCAGTGATTGCATTGTTGATCAAATAGAAGCAGAGGTGCTTGAATTTAAGAACAAAAATAATCAGTTTAAGTTAATTCTTCACAAGCCGTCCCAATCACTGGACCAACGGAATCTCGTCCAACTGAGGGGAGAGGGAACAACCCTTCTGAATCAAAGTGTTCCTGCAAGTCATGTTCATGATCCAACAACAGGAAACCAGTCTTCGAGATCAGATAACGAGGTAAGCCTTTCCTACCTGATGTGTTGTACCTTTCAAACAACAAAAGGGGGCAGAATTACTTATCTTACtatgaaaatatttcttgatttttaaaAATTGGTTTCATATTTGAAAATATGCTTATTTTTTAACCATTTCCAAATATTCTTTAAAAACTGCATTCTTTTCAAGGTTGACTTTTTACTTAATGTTTAAGTCCGTCTTAGTACAATGTAAAGGTAATTAAACTAAACTATTTCTGATCGAAATACCGGATTTGTCTGGTTTTTCTCCCATTGAGAGGTGGAGGAGGTTTGACCGGAAGAGTTCTAgagaaaaaaagatagaaaatgAGTTATAGGGAGGGAAGGAGGAGGCAGGCCTTTTATGGGTTTTTAACTTGTATGAGAATTTCCTGAACTTTTACTGTGAAATATGTAATGGTACAAACACATGGACTAAGGAACCAAAGCAATTGAATGTATAATCTTAACAATTCCACCAGTTTTTTAATttggaaaagcaaggaaaaaatTGAGTCCATATCCACTAAGTGCAAGAACGAAAAACAGACTTATTCATTTTGTACTTGAAGGTAAATGTGCATAATATTTTGATCTTAAGATGTATCCAATCTTATAAGTGGAGTTAACATCATTATCTCAACGACATTGGACCGAGAGAGgaattttggtttaaaaacaATGACGAACGGGCCCGGGGAGGTGGGGAGGGACAGGATGAATGCCCTGGAATGAGCATAAGAGGAGCGGAGTATCAACATGGAGGGGTGGAGTATTatcaataaaaggaaaatagagAAGAATGAACGACGAGGAGAAGAGAGGCAACTAGAAGGAAA
It contains:
- the LOC113766765 gene encoding disease resistance protein RPS2-like, with protein sequence MAVDAALGGSSLTFAYAVLKDLWVYMKHRRRHVKDLLDNLKYLGDEAGILYGRWHDNEEDIDRRAASIQRSRQHEAWKKVVSRLLDDYSKIIAKYRKMTGATGNQRRQEAEARKDIPLADLTRPVKPKAVIRMEDAKDLDVVPSHQNKLAELLRELLPCGVEAEAEAEAEAEAEAEAKAKLKRIAICGEAQVGKTNIMKNLNNWFDSCPPSAKLDYVIWVTVPTNLHEKKDVIKTIQESILRRLELTEQISTIDKNKDTISTELREKSYLLLFEGFSSSIQLGEIGVFEEHKHGIVVIETTDPVLLRSFGFDQKIKVEKLPHNDSRKLFDKIMEGEKLSKECYDLVGLILKELGGLPGVISFIAMLLKSKIDVEFWGTIKDKLTADVGESEDLGLGGLFKAFEIAYEGLKEDRCKSCRLYAALFPKEFTIPINVLVECWKAEDFLCCPIPTFPKARGDGIYVLHKLTELSLLENCSEQYVKMPILFRRFAIRTSFPGEEVGTSYVRSGPEIDGHLTDEEWEKARRVSLIGSRLEKLPMSPICKGISTLFLQHNPNLRIIGETFFTSMKKLRVLDLHSTGIQLLPPSISSLTALRSLYLNNCDGLTKLPPKIVKLTKLEVLDI